The window TGTTTGAACATAAAATAATTAATGGGGCTGTCCAAAAAGATAATAAGAAAAAAGGCTTGAAAAAGCCATTTTGTGGCTTTCAAGCCCTTTTAGAGTGTTGTCAGAAGCTATTATTTCTTTGCAAATACTTTAATTCTTAGCAAGCGCCTTTTTAAAGCCCTGCCAAAACCCTTTTATAACAAACCCCAGAACAACAACAATTGCAAAAACTTTTAACCCTTCTGCAAGCCCATTGAGCATTATTGATGCGCCAAGAAGAGAACTTAGCGACATCGCTTCTCACCTCGCAGCACTTTCCTACTACTTATAATTTACCCTCTATGAAAAGCTTACAAAAGTCAATTTTTCTGCGAAGAAAATTGGTTTGCAGCCTGCACAAGTTGAATAGCAGAGTTTTACAAAATCTACTTTACACAAAACAACTGACAAAACATATCAAGAAGCTCTGTTGAGGCAAATACTTCGTATCTACCAAAATACTCAATTCTTGAAGGAACCACATGCTGTTTTTTCAAGCCATCTTTTATGACAAAGAAAAATCTCTGGTCTTCTGGGTATGTTCCAAACCTTTGGTAGTAGATGCTCAAAAGCTGCCTTCTTAGCATCTCTGAAAAAATCTCTGGCTGTCTGTCATATTCTAAGCAAGCCCCGTCTTTTTGAACAAACACACCGCTGAGCAAATTTCCACTTGTCTTTGGCTGCTGTGTCATGCATGAAATTCTCTTCAAGTAAATGCCATCAAACAAGCTATTTAAACTTTCATAAATCTTTAATACGTTTTGTGTAACAAGCTCTAAAAAAGGTGTTGCAAGGTATATTCTAAAATCTTCGAACACCCATATGCCATCTTCAACCTCTTTTTTGTTTTTTGTTCTAATGGGTGAGATGGTAAACTGCTCTGTAGCAAGAAGACTTTTCAAAGCTTCATATACCTTAGAGTAATAAGAGGATGGCAAAAATACGCCATCCTCCCTTGCCCAGAAATGAAATGTAAAGTATTTTGCCACTTTTTCATCACAGCCCATCATCTAATGGTTACTTTTATCCAGCCGGGGACTGTCCAAATATTCCCATCTTTGAACAAAAGCCGTCGTGACTTTGGAAAAATGTCTGGATAGATTTTCGACTGAGTATCTACCCTTGAAAGTTTTTCAAAATGGTTTTTGTTGAAAAATATTCCCACAGTTTTTGAAAGATATCCTGTTGAAAATCCTATCTGGAGCAAAAACTGATTTTTGTCAAGAGAATTCAAAATACTCAAAAGTTTTTGATACTCAGAAACAATCTGCTTTTGATTATATTTTGAGTAAAAGCTTATTTCTTTCTGGATATAATCCTTTGCAACAGAACTTAAAATCTGGGCAACAAACTCATATGGTGAAGATGATGCTCCACTTGTCAAAAGCTTCTCCTTTAACCCTTTAACTGCGCTGTTGCCTTCAATTAAATCTTTTTCAGCTTTGATAGTTCCATAAAGCTTTACACCAGGTTTCAATCCTTCAGCAACAATGGCAGTTGCCTGACTTGGGTCATCAATATTACCATTTCTCGAAAACCATTTTGCATGATTTGAACATATGTTCAAAACTTTTATTTCAAAAATCCCTGCACTCTCTTGATCTGCAAAGCTGCTGTCGCTTACCTTTAGGTATTTGAACGGCGATTCATAAGGTGTTCCAAAAATCTTCTCATCTGCATCACGGCTTACAAACTTGGAATCAACTCTGCTTTTGTTCAACGCCTTCTGGTATGCATTTGATAGCGCATTCTCATAAAGCTGCAAAAGGTTTTTCGAAAGAGCTTTTGTTATAGAAGATCTCATTGCCCCTTTTAGCGACGATCCCGGAATGTAAAACCTGCCTGCACTTTTTACAAAAGCAACTACTTCTTTGCAATGGCTTGTAACACCCTCAAGTCTAAGCCTGTACTTTACCGCCTTTTTAAAATCTATGCTATATTTTTTCAAAATATCTTTTATATTAAAATCTCTTGCACCTGACGAAAGCCCTCTTGAAAGCTCTTCAATGAAGCTATCTTTAAAAAGGTTTTTCTCAAAGAGCTTATCAAAGTTCAAAAAGTACAAATACTCTCCTTCTCTTACAAACTCAAAACTCTGAATTTTATCCTGTCCCCCTATGATTGTGGGAGTCAGAATCTCAATCTCGTATGTTTTGCTTTCAAAGCTATCTGCTGCCAAACAGCATCACCCCTTCCGGCAGAGGAGCCAAAAAGGCAAGCCCAAAACAGTACACCTTGTGACTTAAAAACTTCTCGGGTGTGACATCAACCACTCTGCCACATATTTTACTGGAAAAAACTGCACCCTCGCCAAACACACTGACAGTTTTTCTCTTTATCCCAAGCCCTGCTTTGGAGTAGACATATCCACTTCGCGTCAAAATCTCGTAATACACAACGCTTTTTATCTCATCTTCATCTTTTGGATTAACTAAAGACAAACTCATGTAATATTTTGATTTATCGCTTTTGAACTGCGGCACATCATCTTTAAAATCAACATCAAAGCTTCCAAGCCCACAGGTTCTATCGCCGCCAAGTCCTTCATCGCCCAAAAGCCTTATCGCTGCTTTGATTTTATTTTCCAGCTTTTCGATGTTAATCTTTAGATAGAACCACAAACCTGATTCTTTTTCAAACTCAAAATGAGAAAAGTAATATATGTTAGAAGATGATGTTTGTCTGTCGACAGAAACTCTTGCCCTTTCCTTTGTCCTGCCAAGAGAAAAAGTCTTTTTTTTATCATTTTCAAACTCACTTTGCGGTATTAGAAAGCTTCCTGCCGGCTTGTATTTGAATGGAAAGCCTTCAAACAGATCCTTTTCTCTTACAAACTTTATTTTCTTGAGCTCCTTTTGATGTTCAGCATTTATTATTCCTTTATTCTTGTACTCTTCCATGTTCAAGCCAAGAGGAACAGGCACAAAATACTGAAAGTTAACATACGGCATTGTAGACGAAACCTCAAACGGTGGTGTGCCGTTTATGAATTCACTAATCAGCTTTTCAGTTTCATCTTTGCCGTAAAGCAGCGAATATGCATTTATTATGCCAGACATAAGCGTGTCTGAATGCGCAAACGCTCTGGTGATGTTGTATAGTTTTTCCTTTTCGCCAATGTGCACAGGTGCTTTAAAGCTCATCACAGCTCTGCAAATTTTGTTTTTGTCCATTTTTATCACCTTTTAAAAAACAGATTTGTTAAGAAAGTTTTAGATCATCAAGGCTTTTCGCCGTCACAATTGGCTGAAGTTCACTTGAGTCTTTTTCATAATCGCTTGAATCCTTGTAGAATATCTCTATATCAACAAACCTCACTTTTCCATTTCCTCTTGAACCCTGCCCGCCAAGGTAATCATCTTCTAATAGCTTCATTGCTTTGATAAACTTTTCAAGGTAGTATTTCTGGTCATCTTTGCTGTTAACTTCAAATCTGTTTATGACAAATTCTGCTGAAAACTGTACACCTGCAGGAACTCTTTCGCTCTGTCTTGGATTTGCCTTTGATGTTATTCTATCTATATTGTTCTCAAACTTCACTTCTGTCCACTCAAGGTCAAGGTTCTCTTTCATCTCGTCAGTTATAGAGCTTTCTATCAGCTTTGCATCGCGAACAATGAGCCTTGTGGGGATGACTGCGTCTGTAAGATCTATCTTTCCACCACTTTTTAAATCATGTGAGCCATGGTTTCTGCCAAAAAGTCCGCATACAGGACAATTCAAATCATCGCACATGTGAATGCATATCTCTGGTTTACCTTCCCTTTTGACCGACACAACAAGCAAATTATCTCTTACCTTTCCCTCTGCAAACTCCATAAGAGATCTCATCTTACCCTTGAGAGAAGAACCTGGAATGTAAGGCTTGCCTTCTGCATCTTTCACAACTGCATTGTCAATTCCGCCAATCTCAAGGCTGTTGTTGCCCTCACCAATGTGAAGACCTGTTACAGCTTTAATCTTGCACTTTATGATGTATTTTCCTTTCAAGATTACATCCATGGCAATAGTCTCCTCCTTTTGTGATTATTGCTCTTTTCCGCCATAATACTTGTGATATGCAACAGCGCCTTCAAAAAAGTCTTTAAACCTGCTCAAAGCATCAGGGCTTTGCAAAGCCACAGGAATTGCTTTGTTAACTATCTCCTGGAAATCTTTTATTTTTGGAAACCTTCCTGCTGTGTATGCAAGCTTTGCTTTCAAAAGATTCAATTTGTATTTGTAATTTTCATCATCAGGAGAAAGTCTTTTTACCTCTGTGAACACTTTTCTAAGCTGAGTAACAGTAACACCACAATCTTTCAAAAGCTGACCTGTCTTTTCTGAAACTTCAGCTAAAACAGTACCATCTTTGTCCTTTGAAGGGTCAATCGCAGTCTGGATCTTGCTCAAAATATCATTTTTCAAGCTAACAATCGGATTTACATTCTGTTGCGCTGGCATAACAAATTCTCCTCTCCCCAAAATTGATTTTTACCTTCTCAGCTCAAGCTCAGCCCAGCGCGCTGCAAGGTATGAGTGCTTGTACAAAGAATTTGATTTTTTATCAATAATTTTTCGTAAAACATCTTCAAGCTCTTTTGAATACTTCTTATACCTATCTTTTAACCTTGCCATGAAATATACAAACCTCCATGATTTGAAAAGCTCATCTTGGGTCTGTGCTATCTTTTTAAGATTGCAAACGGCATAGATGCCGTTTATAAGCGCTTTTGAAACGTTTTTGCTACCAATTAAATCTGCAATTGTCTCTTTCAACTTTTCCACATCATCATAATCTTCCCAGCCAACAAAATTGCCGCCAAACGCAAGGCAGTCTTTCTTCCTACCATCTTCTCTTTCGTATTCTTTGGCTTTGTCCAGATGATCTCCACACACAATAGCAACCCTGTAAATTGGATATTTTTTATCTGGTGCTATTTCAAAGCCCATTGAAAGTGTAATATCTGGATTATGGCATGAAAAGCTTCTAAATTCTGTATAAATTTTGTGTGCTGTATGAGGTAGCACATCCCACTGACCAAGTATGCAAAAGTCATCCCCACCTGCATAAATAACAACAATATTGTCCTGCTGCTCACTTACAAGCCTGTTGAAATAGTAGCCGAAAAACAGTGAAAACTCCTCAGATAGAGTCATCACTCTTGAAATTGAACTGTCTTTGCCAAGCCCTTCTTTGAAAATTTTTCCCAGATTGTCAACATCACCGCGAACAATTCCCCATGTCTTTATTCCTTTTGAAGAATCTGATATCTCTTCTATTGTTTTCAGACTAACTTCATTTTTAAAAGGTGCATGTGTTGAAATATCAAGAGCTTCATAAAAATCAATCTCAAATCTCAATTTATTTGATTTATTCCCTTTTTCAATATTTACATTTCTTTCTAACAAGTTTTCAAGTCGATTTCTGTCAATAACAATTGTACTTGCCATGCTTTCATAGTGGTTTGAAAATAAAATCTTTCTTCCAAATGCCTCAAAAATGTCTTCTACCCTATCAAAATCCGAAAAGTCCTTTTCTTTCCCCCATGAATCTATGATAAAATAGCTTTTCATCAGTCTGTCGCCAAAGTCAACAAAGCTTTCACAAAATTCGCAAAAATCAGAATCATCTTGTTTTAGTTTCAGCTCCCTTGAACAATGAGGACATTTTTGTTCATAGTCCTCATGCGGCTCAAAAAACCTTAAATTTTCCTGTTCAATAACACTTTTGAACTTGGAAATTTTCTTCCTGTAGATTTTCGATGAAACTCTGTCAAAGCAATCTCCAAAATTACCTGCAAAATCGTAAAGGTCAACTATTTCTGCATCAAGAAGAATGCTAATTGAACCTCTGTGTGCTTCAAATAATAGCCTATCAATCTTTTTCTGATACTGCTCAAGTTTTTCTACAAAGTATGCAGGCATCAAAAGATAGAAATGCCCTCCGCCATTGAATATAAGGTTACAAATGGGCATTTCCTCTTCTTTTAAAATATATTTTGCAACTGTGTCAAGAAGAAACGAAATATAAAAAGACTTTGCTTTGAGTGCTTTTAAAGCACCATCCATTTTGGTGTCGAAAACAAAATCCTGTATTCCGGATATATCACCTTTGACAATACAAAAATATGGATAATCCTCTTGTTTTATTGAATAATCATTGCCCGGCAAAAGTTTTGTGTTCATAGCCTCTAAAATTTTTACTCGTTCATTTTCCTGCGAAAACTCTTTTTTAAGCTGCCTGTCAAGACAAAATGCAATTGCAGCAGTTGATTTGCTGTGCGCCCAAAGGGATATGTCAGGCTGCGAATAGTAAAAAGCAGATGGAATGTTGTATGTGTAAATTCTAAGCAAGTTGTAAATAGCAGTCGCAAAGTCTTCTAAGTCAAATGAACTACCAAAACCATCTCTCAGAGCATTTACTTTTCTGGAAAACTCTGTCCATAGGTTTTGATAATCTTCTTTTGCATTTGTATTGAAACTATTAGAAGGTGGTTCAACTTCATACCTTTTTTTCAGAAGCTTATAATAAGGTGTTTTCGTATTTCTCTT is drawn from Caldicellulosiruptor diazotrophicus and contains these coding sequences:
- the csm4 gene encoding type III-A CRISPR-associated RAMP protein Csm4, giving the protein MDKNKICRAVMSFKAPVHIGEKEKLYNITRAFAHSDTLMSGIINAYSLLYGKDETEKLISEFINGTPPFEVSSTMPYVNFQYFVPVPLGLNMEEYKNKGIINAEHQKELKKIKFVREKDLFEGFPFKYKPAGSFLIPQSEFENDKKKTFSLGRTKERARVSVDRQTSSSNIYYFSHFEFEKESGLWFYLKINIEKLENKIKAAIRLLGDEGLGGDRTCGLGSFDVDFKDDVPQFKSDKSKYYMSLSLVNPKDEDEIKSVVYYEILTRSGYVYSKAGLGIKRKTVSVFGEGAVFSSKICGRVVDVTPEKFLSHKVYCFGLAFLAPLPEGVMLFGSR
- the csm3 gene encoding type III-A CRISPR-associated RAMP protein Csm3; the encoded protein is MDVILKGKYIIKCKIKAVTGLHIGEGNNSLEIGGIDNAVVKDAEGKPYIPGSSLKGKMRSLMEFAEGKVRDNLLVVSVKREGKPEICIHMCDDLNCPVCGLFGRNHGSHDLKSGGKIDLTDAVIPTRLIVRDAKLIESSITDEMKENLDLEWTEVKFENNIDRITSKANPRQSERVPAGVQFSAEFVINRFEVNSKDDQKYYLEKFIKAMKLLEDDYLGGQGSRGNGKVRFVDIEIFYKDSSDYEKDSSELQPIVTAKSLDDLKLS
- the cas10 gene encoding type III-A CRISPR-associated protein Cas10/Csm1; translation: MIFYNAYQPEDKNFDYTLFLGAILHDIGKFYMRTENPDAKKNISREYEAFYREEGKYAPRHQEWSAFFVEHFLPESLKTVISLVLYHHRPSSYQQFLISVADKISAKVDRKDAVEEETGEDKSKYLISVLSQISLDEKKRNTKTPYYKLLKKRYEVEPPSNSFNTNAKEDYQNLWTEFSRKVNALRDGFGSSFDLEDFATAIYNLLRIYTYNIPSAFYYSQPDISLWAHSKSTAAIAFCLDRQLKKEFSQENERVKILEAMNTKLLPGNDYSIKQEDYPYFCIVKGDISGIQDFVFDTKMDGALKALKAKSFYISFLLDTVAKYILKEEEMPICNLIFNGGGHFYLLMPAYFVEKLEQYQKKIDRLLFEAHRGSISILLDAEIVDLYDFAGNFGDCFDRVSSKIYRKKISKFKSVIEQENLRFFEPHEDYEQKCPHCSRELKLKQDDSDFCEFCESFVDFGDRLMKSYFIIDSWGKEKDFSDFDRVEDIFEAFGRKILFSNHYESMASTIVIDRNRLENLLERNVNIEKGNKSNKLRFEIDFYEALDISTHAPFKNEVSLKTIEEISDSSKGIKTWGIVRGDVDNLGKIFKEGLGKDSSISRVMTLSEEFSLFFGYYFNRLVSEQQDNIVVIYAGGDDFCILGQWDVLPHTAHKIYTEFRSFSCHNPDITLSMGFEIAPDKKYPIYRVAIVCGDHLDKAKEYEREDGRKKDCLAFGGNFVGWEDYDDVEKLKETIADLIGSKNVSKALINGIYAVCNLKKIAQTQDELFKSWRFVYFMARLKDRYKKYSKELEDVLRKIIDKKSNSLYKHSYLAARWAELELRR
- the csm5 gene encoding type III-A CRISPR-associated RAMP protein Csm5 is translated as MAADSFESKTYEIEILTPTIIGGQDKIQSFEFVREGEYLYFLNFDKLFEKNLFKDSFIEELSRGLSSGARDFNIKDILKKYSIDFKKAVKYRLRLEGVTSHCKEVVAFVKSAGRFYIPGSSLKGAMRSSITKALSKNLLQLYENALSNAYQKALNKSRVDSKFVSRDADEKIFGTPYESPFKYLKVSDSSFADQESAGIFEIKVLNICSNHAKWFSRNGNIDDPSQATAIVAEGLKPGVKLYGTIKAEKDLIEGNSAVKGLKEKLLTSGASSSPYEFVAQILSSVAKDYIQKEISFYSKYNQKQIVSEYQKLLSILNSLDKNQFLLQIGFSTGYLSKTVGIFFNKNHFEKLSRVDTQSKIYPDIFPKSRRLLFKDGNIWTVPGWIKVTIR
- the csm2 gene encoding type III-A CRISPR-associated protein Csm2 — translated: MPAQQNVNPIVSLKNDILSKIQTAIDPSKDKDGTVLAEVSEKTGQLLKDCGVTVTQLRKVFTEVKRLSPDDENYKYKLNLLKAKLAYTAGRFPKIKDFQEIVNKAIPVALQSPDALSRFKDFFEGAVAYHKYYGGKEQ